The Streptomyces sp. NBC_01463 DNA window GTGGGACACGATTCCGGCGGTGGCCACCCCGCACGGCTGGACGTGGCACCACGTGCCGGGCGGCCGGCGGATGGAGCTGGTCCCGGTCGAGGTGAAGGCGCTGCTGCGGCATCACGGTGGTCTGGCGACGACCGCGGTGGACCAGGACAAGCGGGGTACGCGTCCGCTGCAGGAGACCCGGCCCGCGCACTTCCGGCTGCCGAAGGGCGCCGTGTCGGTGAGCGAGCAGCAGATCCAGGGGGTCGAGGAGGATCTCGGCTACCGGCTGCCCGGTGCGTACCGTGCGTTCCTGAAGGCGGCGGGCGGTTCGGCCCCGGTGGGTGCGGCGCTCGACGCGGAGCTGGGGCTGCTGGTCGACCAGCCGTTCTTCACGGTGCGTGAAGAGGCCGCGGTCAATGACCTGGTGTACGTCAACAAGTGCTTGCGGGACCATCTGACCAAGGACTACCTGGGGGTCGGTTTCGTCCAGGGCGGCATTCTCGCGATGAAGGTCCGGGGCGAGGGCATCGGTTCGGTGTGGTTCTGCGCGTACGACGACGCGCGTGACCGGGACGGCTGGAGTGTCCAGGAGCGCGTGGAGCGGCTGCTGCTGCCGTGCGGTGCGGACTTCGACGCGTTCCTGCAGCGTCTTGCGGGCAATCCGCCGGAGCTGGAGACGGTGGCGAACCTGATGGTGGACGGTGGCTTCGCGCGTGCCGTCCCGGTGGAGGGGTGAGCGCGATGGTGACCTTTGCGCAGGCGCAGGAGCGTGCGGACGAGTGGGTCAACGGTGACGTTCCGGCGTACCAGCACCGGGAGGTGCGGGTGCGTGAGTTCGAGCTGGGTTTCGTGGTGTGGGCCGAGGACCGTGCCGAGGGCCCGGTGTCGGACGGTGGCCGGCAGCGGCTGGTGATCGCCCGGGACAGCGGCGAGGCGACGTTGTGGCCGGGGCTGCCGGTGGGTGAGGTGATACGGCGGTACGAGGAGGAGTACGGGGCTCCTGACGGGGCGCCGTCCGCTCCGGAGCCGCCGCAGCGCATCGATCTGAATCAGACGTCGTTCCTGTTGAGCCCGCCGGAGTGGCTCCAGGAGGCGGCGGACAAGCTCGGTATTCCGGACCGGCGTGCGGAGGGGGCCGGGCAGACGCCTCCGCCGGCCGCTCCCGTACCGCCGGCCCCGCCCGCCGGGTACGAGCCGACGTCCCGTGCGGCGGTTCCGGCGTCCGCGCCGCAGCCGCCCGTCGGGGCCACGCCGTGG harbors:
- a CDS encoding SMI1/KNR4 family protein, translating into MTTGRLGQQAAPPNAAYAGQLVHFPDPVRASRHPRGVRMDGNGCPEFAPYARAAAEIAEPPQGFGVDELRLTDYVSANAALAASGHELWDTIPAVATPHGWTWHHVPGGRRMELVPVEVKALLRHHGGLATTAVDQDKRGTRPLQETRPAHFRLPKGAVSVSEQQIQGVEEDLGYRLPGAYRAFLKAAGGSAPVGAALDAELGLLVDQPFFTVREEAAVNDLVYVNKCLRDHLTKDYLGVGFVQGGILAMKVRGEGIGSVWFCAYDDARDRDGWSVQERVERLLLPCGADFDAFLQRLAGNPPELETVANLMVDGGFARAVPVEG